The proteins below are encoded in one region of Amycolatopsis acidiphila:
- a CDS encoding cytochrome c oxidase assembly protein yields MTVPPALSWHTALTVWDMPVAAAVVIAVAAAGYLAGILRVRDWRLREAVWFYLGLLLGTVAAGGSVNAYSTVLFTVHMAQHLLLIMVVPALLLLGRPLELLRRASGDRFRRTAARARRSRAAGLLTHPVFAFVYYAAVVVGTHLTPFQQTAATHPVVHGVEELLYLSSGYLFLLPILGTEPFGRRLPQLLRLVVLLVGMVVDTVVGLTLLMTSQPPFPAYVSPGRGWGPGPVDDLHWGGAMMWVGGDLLMAGVAVIVITVWVGSSSGAGDLGAWLESARRSAVTGRTDTLDPGVDLDEDEEALRAYNAMLNRLHGGENGQQHRPAK; encoded by the coding sequence TTGACCGTCCCACCAGCCCTGTCCTGGCACACCGCCCTGACGGTGTGGGACATGCCGGTCGCCGCCGCCGTCGTGATCGCGGTCGCGGCCGCCGGGTACCTGGCCGGCATCCTGCGGGTGCGGGACTGGCGGCTGCGGGAGGCCGTGTGGTTCTACTTGGGACTGTTGCTGGGCACGGTCGCGGCCGGTGGCAGCGTGAACGCCTACAGCACCGTGCTGTTCACCGTCCACATGGCACAACACCTGCTCCTCATCATGGTGGTACCGGCCCTGCTGCTCCTGGGCCGCCCGCTGGAACTGCTGCGCCGGGCGAGCGGGGACCGGTTCCGCCGCACGGCCGCGCGGGCCCGCCGTAGCCGCGCTGCCGGACTGCTGACGCATCCGGTGTTCGCCTTCGTCTACTACGCGGCCGTGGTGGTCGGCACCCACCTCACGCCGTTCCAGCAGACCGCCGCGACACATCCGGTGGTGCACGGCGTCGAGGAGTTGCTCTACCTCAGCAGCGGTTACCTCTTCCTGCTGCCGATCCTCGGCACGGAGCCGTTCGGGCGGCGGCTGCCGCAGCTGCTTCGCCTGGTGGTACTGCTCGTCGGGATGGTGGTCGACACCGTCGTGGGCCTCACGCTGCTGATGACCTCGCAGCCGCCGTTCCCGGCCTACGTCTCGCCCGGCCGCGGGTGGGGCCCGGGCCCGGTCGACGATCTGCACTGGGGCGGCGCCATGATGTGGGTCGGCGGAGACCTGCTGATGGCGGGCGTGGCGGTGATCGTCATCACCGTATGGGTCGGCTCGTCCTCCGGCGCCGGGGATCTCGGGGCGTGGCTGGAGTCGGCGCGGCGCTCGGCGGTGACGGGCCGGACCGACACGCTCGATCCCGGCGTGGATCTCGACGAGGACGAGGAAGCGCTGCGCGCGTACAACGCCATGCTGAACCGCTTGCACGGCGGGGAGAACGGGCAGCAGCACCGACCGGCGAAATG
- a CDS encoding heavy metal translocating P-type ATPase, whose amino-acid sequence MPDTFPPGSTGSLELAIGGMTCAACAARVERKLNKLDGVVATVNYATERATVSGPVAVERLISQVEGAGYTAKLVEDGEYDDGQGRVRVLWRRLVVALLAGVPLADLSITLALVPSLRFPGWQWVLLALIVPVVTWCAWPFHRKAAEAARHGASSMDTLVSLSIIAATGWSVYTMFGQSGSGRADGVWGLVLQPGGSMYLDVAAGVTIFVLAGRMFEARAKHTAGTALRALADMGAREVTVLGEDGAERRVPVRELRTGDRFVVRPGDTVATDGVVLSGACAVDTSAMTGESAPVEVTAGDAVVGGTVALGGRVVVRAEKVGAATQLAQLVRLVERAQSDKAAVQRLADRIATVFVPIVIALAALTLAGWLLGGAPAEKAVSCGLAVLIIACPCALGLATPTALLVASGRGAQLGVFIKGHQALESARAIDTIVLDKTGTLTTGRMSVAGVQVAEGVARATVLACAGAVENASEHSVARAVVDLARRELGGVAGVEDFRTLSGLGVRGRVGGRDVTVGTVRLMRAEGLAVPAALEQARSGWEARGHTTVAVAIGTEVVAVLALSDTVRPSARDAVRELHALGLRTVVLTGDNAVTARAVAAEVGAGEVIAEVLPAGKADVIRRLRAEGRTVAMVGDGINDGPALAGADLGLALVTGTDVAVGAADLILMRSDLAVVPAAVRLARATLTTIRGNLRWAFGYNVAALPLAAAGLLNPLIASAAMACSSLFVVSNSLRLRRFGRSRAATAEPAARHPELSAADRRPR is encoded by the coding sequence ATGCCCGATACGTTCCCGCCCGGTTCGACGGGTTCGCTCGAACTGGCGATCGGCGGAATGACGTGCGCGGCGTGCGCCGCACGGGTCGAGCGCAAGCTGAACAAGCTCGACGGCGTCGTCGCCACCGTGAACTACGCCACCGAGCGGGCCACCGTGTCCGGGCCGGTCGCGGTGGAGCGGCTGATCTCCCAGGTCGAGGGCGCGGGCTACACGGCGAAGCTGGTCGAGGACGGCGAGTACGACGACGGGCAGGGCCGCGTCCGCGTACTGTGGCGCCGCCTCGTGGTCGCGTTGCTGGCCGGCGTTCCGCTGGCGGACCTGTCGATCACGCTCGCCCTCGTCCCGTCGCTGCGCTTTCCCGGCTGGCAGTGGGTGCTGCTCGCGCTGATCGTGCCGGTTGTCACCTGGTGCGCGTGGCCGTTCCACCGCAAGGCCGCCGAGGCCGCCCGGCACGGGGCCAGTTCGATGGACACGCTGGTGTCGCTGAGCATCATCGCCGCCACCGGCTGGTCGGTGTACACGATGTTCGGGCAGAGCGGCAGCGGCCGCGCCGACGGGGTGTGGGGCCTGGTGCTGCAGCCGGGTGGGTCGATGTACCTCGATGTGGCGGCGGGCGTGACGATCTTCGTGCTCGCCGGCCGGATGTTCGAGGCGCGAGCGAAGCACACGGCCGGTACCGCGCTGCGCGCACTGGCCGACATGGGCGCCCGTGAGGTCACCGTGCTCGGCGAGGACGGCGCCGAGCGCCGGGTCCCGGTGCGGGAGCTGCGGACCGGTGACCGTTTCGTGGTCCGGCCCGGCGACACGGTCGCGACCGACGGCGTGGTGCTGTCGGGGGCCTGCGCGGTGGACACGAGCGCGATGACCGGGGAGTCGGCGCCGGTGGAGGTGACGGCCGGGGACGCCGTGGTGGGCGGGACCGTCGCGCTCGGCGGCCGGGTGGTCGTGCGTGCCGAGAAGGTCGGCGCCGCCACCCAGCTGGCCCAGCTGGTGCGGCTGGTCGAACGGGCCCAGAGCGACAAGGCGGCGGTGCAGCGGCTGGCCGACCGGATCGCCACGGTGTTCGTGCCGATCGTGATCGCGCTGGCAGCGCTGACGCTCGCCGGCTGGTTGCTGGGCGGCGCGCCGGCGGAGAAGGCGGTCAGCTGCGGGCTGGCGGTGCTGATCATCGCCTGCCCCTGTGCACTGGGCCTGGCGACCCCCACCGCGCTGCTGGTCGCCTCCGGCCGCGGTGCGCAGCTCGGCGTGTTCATCAAGGGGCACCAGGCGCTGGAGTCCGCGCGGGCGATCGACACGATCGTGCTGGACAAGACCGGCACGCTCACCACCGGGCGGATGTCGGTCGCGGGCGTGCAGGTGGCCGAGGGCGTCGCCAGGGCCACCGTGCTGGCCTGCGCCGGCGCGGTCGAGAACGCGTCCGAGCACAGCGTGGCCCGCGCTGTCGTCGACCTCGCGCGGCGCGAGCTGGGCGGCGTGGCCGGGGTCGAGGACTTCCGGACCCTGTCCGGACTGGGTGTGCGTGGCCGGGTCGGCGGCCGCGACGTCACGGTGGGCACCGTGCGGCTCATGCGGGCGGAGGGGCTGGCGGTGCCGGCGGCGCTCGAACAGGCCCGCTCCGGCTGGGAGGCGCGGGGGCACACGACGGTCGCCGTGGCGATCGGCACCGAGGTCGTGGCCGTCCTCGCGCTGTCCGACACCGTGCGCCCGAGCGCGCGTGACGCGGTCCGCGAACTGCACGCGCTCGGCCTGCGCACGGTGGTGCTGACCGGCGACAACGCGGTGACCGCCCGCGCGGTCGCCGCGGAGGTCGGCGCCGGGGAGGTGATCGCGGAGGTGCTGCCCGCGGGCAAGGCGGACGTGATCCGGCGGCTGCGAGCCGAGGGGCGCACGGTGGCCATGGTCGGCGACGGGATCAACGACGGCCCGGCGCTGGCCGGTGCCGACCTCGGCCTGGCGCTGGTCACCGGCACCGACGTCGCGGTCGGCGCCGCCGACCTGATCCTGATGCGCTCGGACCTCGCGGTGGTGCCGGCCGCGGTGCGGCTCGCGCGGGCCACGTTGACGACCATCCGCGGCAACCTCCGCTGGGCCTTCGGGTACAACGTCGCCGCGCTCCCGCTCGCGGCGGCGGGCCTGCTGAACCCGCTGATCGCGAGTGCCGCGATGGCGTGCTCGTCCCTGTTCGTGGTGTCCAACAGCCTGCGCCTGCGACGGTTCGGGCGGTCGCGGGCCGCCACTGCGGAACCGGCAGCACGGCACCCGGAACTTTCCGCCGCCGACCGACGACCTCGATGA
- a CDS encoding heavy-metal-associated domain-containing protein — MTRQTFAVSGMTCEHCAASVREELGELPGVRTVEVDLGRGSVRVASAGTLDAGQVEAAVRTAGYELVR, encoded by the coding sequence ATGACTCGGCAGACTTTCGCGGTTTCGGGCATGACCTGCGAGCACTGCGCCGCCTCGGTGCGGGAGGAGCTGGGTGAGCTGCCCGGGGTCCGCACGGTCGAGGTCGACCTCGGGCGGGGGAGTGTCCGGGTCGCCAGCGCGGGGACGCTCGACGCCGGGCAGGTCGAGGCCGCGGTGCGGACGGCGGGCTACGAGCTCGTGCGATGA
- a CDS encoding heavy metal translocating P-type ATPase, with translation MTQAGVRPGPVAGTELLIGGMTCGACAARIERKLNKIDGVEATVNYATGKAHVVLPDGMPVEDVVRAVEAAGYTAEPPRPAAEPEPASPAGTADPQRQRLLVSAALAVPVIALGMLPPLQFVQWQWLSLTLAAPVAVWGAWPIHLAAWTNLRHGTGTMDTLVSMGVSAAFLWSLYSLFLGNAGVPGIRHEFSLTSKPFDHDGIYLEVAAGVTVFILAGRYFESRSRRRAGAALRALLDLGAKTVTMLRDGREHRVPVERLRAGDLFVTRPGEKIATDGVVVEGDSAMDLSALTGESMPVEVAAGDEVTGATIALSGRLVVRAIRVGADTRLARIGAMVERAQNGKAAAQRLADRVAGVFVPVVLVLALATLGFWLASGAGGDAAVTAAVAVLIIACPCALGLATPTALLVGTGRAAQLGVVVKGPEVLESTRRVDTIVLDKTGTVTTGRPSLVTVHTGSGVPVDDVLWLVGAVEAASEHPVAGCIAAAATKQLGELPPVHEFRTVAGSGVQGVVEGCAVVAGKLDLLTGFRTPASLLRAKQQAEEAGCTAVVAGWDGIVRAVLVVADTVKPTSAAVVRQLRVLGLRPVLLTGDNEAVACSIARDVGIRDVVAGVSPEGKVAVIEKLRARGAVVAMVGDGVNDAAALATADLGLSMGTGTDVAMEAGDLTLVRGDLLAAVDAIQLSRRTLATIKANLFWAFAYNLAALPLAACGLLNPMIAGAAMALSSVLVVSNSLRLARFRGAGTTEVTARRRRAASRR, from the coding sequence ATGACCCAGGCCGGCGTGCGGCCCGGCCCGGTGGCCGGGACGGAGCTGCTGATCGGCGGCATGACCTGCGGCGCGTGCGCGGCACGGATCGAGCGCAAGCTCAACAAGATCGACGGGGTCGAGGCGACGGTCAACTACGCGACCGGGAAGGCGCACGTCGTGCTGCCCGACGGGATGCCGGTCGAGGACGTCGTCCGGGCGGTCGAGGCCGCCGGCTACACGGCCGAGCCGCCGCGGCCGGCCGCTGAGCCCGAACCGGCGTCCCCGGCCGGGACCGCCGACCCGCAGCGGCAGCGGTTGCTCGTCTCGGCGGCGCTCGCGGTGCCCGTGATCGCGCTGGGCATGCTGCCGCCGCTGCAGTTCGTGCAGTGGCAATGGCTGTCGCTGACCCTGGCCGCGCCGGTCGCCGTGTGGGGAGCCTGGCCGATCCACCTGGCCGCGTGGACCAACCTGCGCCACGGCACCGGGACGATGGACACGCTCGTCTCGATGGGCGTGAGCGCCGCGTTCCTGTGGTCGCTGTACTCGCTGTTCCTGGGCAACGCCGGGGTGCCGGGCATCCGGCACGAGTTCTCCCTCACCTCGAAGCCGTTCGACCACGACGGCATCTACCTCGAGGTCGCCGCCGGGGTCACGGTGTTCATCCTGGCCGGCCGCTACTTCGAGTCCCGCTCCCGGCGCCGCGCGGGGGCGGCCCTGCGGGCACTGCTCGACCTGGGCGCGAAGACGGTGACGATGCTGCGGGACGGGCGCGAGCACCGGGTCCCCGTCGAACGGTTGCGCGCTGGGGACCTGTTCGTGACGCGGCCGGGCGAGAAGATCGCGACCGACGGCGTGGTCGTCGAGGGCGACTCGGCGATGGACCTGAGCGCGCTGACCGGCGAGTCGATGCCGGTCGAGGTGGCCGCGGGCGACGAGGTCACCGGGGCGACCATCGCGCTCAGCGGCCGGCTCGTCGTGCGGGCCATCAGGGTCGGCGCCGACACCCGGCTGGCGCGGATCGGCGCGATGGTGGAGCGGGCCCAGAACGGCAAGGCCGCCGCCCAGCGCCTCGCCGACCGCGTGGCCGGCGTGTTCGTCCCCGTGGTCCTGGTGCTCGCGCTCGCCACACTCGGGTTCTGGCTGGCCTCGGGCGCGGGCGGGGACGCCGCGGTCACCGCGGCCGTCGCGGTGCTGATCATCGCCTGCCCCTGCGCGCTCGGCCTGGCCACGCCGACCGCGCTGCTCGTCGGGACCGGGCGCGCCGCGCAGCTCGGGGTCGTCGTCAAGGGACCGGAGGTGCTCGAGTCCACCCGCCGCGTCGACACGATCGTGCTGGACAAGACCGGCACGGTGACCACCGGCAGGCCGAGCCTGGTGACCGTGCACACCGGAAGCGGCGTCCCGGTGGACGACGTGCTGTGGCTCGTCGGCGCGGTCGAAGCGGCCTCGGAGCACCCGGTCGCGGGCTGCATCGCCGCCGCCGCGACGAAACAGCTCGGCGAGCTGCCTCCCGTGCACGAGTTCCGCACGGTCGCCGGGTCGGGCGTGCAGGGCGTGGTCGAGGGGTGCGCGGTCGTCGCGGGAAAGCTGGACCTGCTGACCGGTTTCCGGACGCCGGCGTCGTTGCTGCGGGCGAAGCAGCAGGCCGAAGAGGCGGGCTGCACGGCCGTGGTCGCGGGCTGGGACGGGATCGTGCGTGCCGTGCTCGTGGTCGCGGACACCGTGAAGCCCACCTCCGCGGCGGTGGTGCGGCAGCTGCGCGTGCTCGGGCTGCGGCCGGTGCTGCTGACCGGTGACAACGAGGCGGTGGCCTGCTCGATCGCCCGCGACGTCGGGATCCGGGACGTCGTCGCCGGCGTCTCGCCCGAAGGCAAGGTGGCGGTCATCGAGAAGCTGCGCGCGCGAGGCGCCGTCGTCGCGATGGTCGGGGACGGGGTCAACGACGCGGCCGCGCTGGCGACCGCGGATCTCGGCCTGTCGATGGGGACCGGGACGGACGTGGCGATGGAGGCGGGGGACCTCACCCTGGTGCGCGGCGACCTGCTCGCCGCCGTGGACGCGATCCAGCTGTCCCGCCGGACGCTCGCCACGATCAAGGCGAACCTCTTCTGGGCCTTCGCCTACAACCTCGCCGCGCTCCCGCTCGCCGCGTGCGGCCTGCTCAACCCGATGATCGCCGGGGCGGCGATGGCGCTGTCGAGTGTCCTGGTGGTGTCGAACAGCCTCCGGCTCGCGAGGTTCCGCGGCGCCGGGACGACCGAAGTCACAGCGCGTCGTCGTCGCGCAGCCTCGCGGCGTTGA
- a CDS encoding sigma-70 family RNA polymerase sigma factor encodes MPGKREDDDRVTELAIAAGRGDRRALADWVRATQADVWRLLAHLADADRADDLTQETYLRAFTSLPRFAGRSSSRTWLLSIARRVLVDHIRAAGARPRIAAHTEWEPIEGRRSGAGFEDVVELKLLLDGLEPERREILVLTQILGLSYQEAAQVCDCPIGTVRSRIARARDDLLNAARLRDDDAL; translated from the coding sequence GTGCCGGGAAAGCGCGAGGACGACGACCGGGTGACCGAACTGGCGATCGCCGCGGGCCGCGGGGACCGCCGGGCGCTCGCCGACTGGGTGCGGGCGACGCAGGCGGACGTGTGGCGGCTGCTCGCGCACCTGGCCGACGCCGACCGCGCCGACGACCTCACCCAGGAAACGTATCTGCGCGCCTTCACCAGCCTGCCCCGCTTCGCGGGCCGCTCGTCCTCGCGGACCTGGCTGCTCTCGATCGCGCGCCGGGTGCTGGTCGACCACATCCGCGCGGCCGGGGCGCGCCCGCGCATCGCCGCGCACACGGAGTGGGAGCCGATCGAAGGCCGCCGCAGCGGCGCGGGGTTCGAGGACGTCGTCGAGCTCAAGCTGCTGCTCGACGGCCTGGAGCCGGAGCGGCGCGAGATCCTGGTGCTGACCCAGATCCTGGGACTGTCCTATCAGGAGGCAGCCCAGGTGTGCGACTGTCCGATCGGGACCGTCCGGTCCCGGATCGCGCGTGCCCGGGACGACCTCCTCAACGCCGCGAGGCTGCGCGACGACGACGCGCTGTGA
- a CDS encoding zf-HC2 domain-containing protein: protein MRCEIFRDALSARIDGEQEPLDPDVLDRHLETCADCRAWYSAAQDLRRWMTVRAAPVVPDLTEVVLDRIPAPTGERWPARIGLGLVALAQLTLSGAQLFGAATGMGAMPAAFMTGHLSHESTAWNLAVGIGLLWAALRPRAAAGQLPVLTGFVLALVAFSVGDLLGHAVTPGRLASHVFVLLGLALLFVVRRQYRDDGRPGTGDALTPQHRTAPGTDPGEAADEPLPGPRRRHRPASRHRAA, encoded by the coding sequence GTGCGATGCGAGATTTTCCGGGACGCGTTGTCCGCGCGGATCGATGGTGAGCAGGAACCGCTGGACCCCGACGTGCTCGACCGGCACCTCGAGACCTGTGCGGACTGCCGGGCGTGGTACTCCGCCGCGCAGGACCTGCGCCGCTGGATGACCGTGCGCGCCGCCCCCGTGGTGCCCGATCTCACCGAGGTGGTCCTGGACCGGATCCCCGCGCCCACCGGCGAACGGTGGCCGGCCCGGATCGGGCTCGGCCTGGTGGCGCTGGCCCAGCTCACGTTGTCGGGCGCGCAGCTGTTCGGCGCGGCGACCGGGATGGGTGCCATGCCCGCCGCGTTCATGACGGGGCATCTGAGCCACGAAAGCACCGCGTGGAACCTCGCGGTCGGGATCGGGTTGCTGTGGGCGGCGCTGCGGCCGCGGGCGGCCGCCGGCCAGCTTCCCGTGCTGACCGGCTTCGTGCTGGCACTGGTCGCGTTCTCGGTCGGCGACCTGCTCGGGCACGCGGTCACCCCCGGCCGGCTGGCCTCCCACGTGTTCGTGCTGCTCGGGCTCGCGCTGCTGTTCGTGGTGCGCCGGCAGTACCGCGACGACGGGCGGCCGGGCACCGGGGACGCCCTCACCCCACAACACCGCACCGCACCGGGTACCGATCCCGGCGAGGCGGCGGACGAGCCCCTGCCGGGGCCCCGGCGCCGGCATCGCCCCGCCAGCCGCCACCGCGCCGCCTGA
- a CDS encoding YcnI family copper-binding membrane protein has product MSRTLRSLAVLGAAGAAALLSLTGVASAHVTANPNTAQQGGYAKVSFRVPTERDNASTTQLEIDFPAEHPLASVSTRAVPGWTAKVEKTPLAKPITTDDGQLTEAVSKIVWTGGKIPPGSFEEFDVSMGPLPADTDQLVFKALQTYDNGEVVRWIDTTTPGGPEAEHPAPVLKLTPKADATTSAAVSPAASSTGSGSGSSTGTVLGVIAIVLAALALALSVFTRLRSRPGTNGAGAE; this is encoded by the coding sequence TTGTCCAGAACCCTGCGCAGCCTCGCCGTCCTCGGCGCGGCCGGTGCGGCCGCGCTGCTGAGCCTCACCGGCGTCGCCTCGGCCCACGTCACGGCCAACCCGAACACCGCGCAACAAGGCGGCTACGCGAAGGTTTCCTTCCGGGTGCCCACCGAGCGCGACAACGCCTCGACGACCCAGCTGGAGATCGACTTCCCGGCCGAGCACCCGCTCGCCTCGGTCTCCACCCGCGCGGTCCCGGGGTGGACGGCGAAGGTCGAGAAGACACCGCTCGCCAAGCCGATCACCACCGACGACGGGCAGCTCACCGAGGCGGTGTCGAAGATCGTGTGGACCGGCGGGAAGATCCCGCCGGGCTCGTTCGAGGAGTTCGACGTCTCGATGGGCCCGCTGCCTGCCGACACCGACCAGCTGGTGTTCAAGGCGCTGCAGACCTACGACAACGGCGAGGTCGTGCGCTGGATCGACACCACGACGCCGGGCGGGCCGGAAGCCGAGCACCCGGCGCCCGTGCTCAAGCTGACCCCGAAGGCGGACGCCACCACCAGCGCCGCGGTCAGCCCGGCCGCTTCGAGCACCGGCTCGGGCTCCGGGTCCTCGACCGGCACGGTGCTGGGCGTCATCGCGATCGTGCTGGCCGCGCTCGCACTCGCCCTCAGTGTCTTCACGCGACTGCGCTCCCGCCCCGGCACGAACGGCGCCGGCGCGGAATGA
- a CDS encoding copper resistance CopC/CopD family protein yields the protein MTAAPGRRALRATLLVLASGWLVLFAGSGAASAHAALDSTDPAQGVVLPTAPAQISLTFSESVQVAADGVRVFGPDGTEVDAGQATHLGPASTVGVGLRDGRQQGTYTVSWRVISADSHPVSGAFTFSVGHASPSHGPASAASAQANTTVSVLYAIARGLAFAAFAVLVGSVGFVLACLPSAQRSRAMRLVMFTGWAGSIAGALGCLILQGPYGYGLGAGHAFDADLVQQVLGSRLGVALQARLLVLCLAGVYLTLLSSASATAWRGWRWTFGGAGAVLAIGLAVTWSAADHAAVGLQPAIALPADVAHLVAMGLWLGGLAALLLTLVRPIADGPALVTAARRFSPIAAGSVLVLVGTGSYQAWRQLGTWSAWLSTGYGRLLLIKVLLVGCLLAAAALSRRWVRRRSGTNPRALRRSVLAEAGLAVVVLSVTALLVEAEPGRTATAAPPGPVHREVGYDTGGPGGAGRVEVDVNPAAGGPNTVGLSIEDSAGRPRDVPEFHAKLTLPARGIGPLEIPLRRTGTGDYTAAAVQIPAAGSWQLALTVRTSDLDETTVATTIEIR from the coding sequence ATGACCGCGGCGCCCGGCCGGCGGGCACTGCGCGCGACGCTGCTCGTGCTGGCGAGCGGGTGGCTCGTGCTGTTCGCCGGGTCCGGCGCCGCCTCCGCGCACGCCGCTCTCGACTCGACCGACCCCGCGCAGGGCGTGGTGCTGCCCACCGCGCCTGCCCAGATCTCCCTGACGTTCAGCGAATCGGTCCAGGTCGCCGCCGACGGGGTGCGGGTGTTCGGCCCCGACGGCACCGAGGTGGACGCCGGGCAGGCCACGCACCTCGGTCCCGCCAGTACGGTCGGGGTCGGCCTGCGCGACGGGCGGCAGCAAGGCACCTACACCGTGTCCTGGCGGGTGATCTCCGCCGACTCGCATCCGGTGTCCGGGGCGTTCACGTTCTCGGTCGGGCACGCCTCGCCCAGCCACGGGCCGGCGTCGGCGGCGTCCGCACAAGCGAACACCACGGTGAGCGTGCTGTACGCGATCGCGCGCGGCCTGGCCTTCGCCGCGTTCGCCGTCCTCGTCGGCTCGGTCGGCTTCGTCCTGGCCTGCCTGCCCTCGGCCCAGCGCTCCCGCGCGATGCGGCTGGTCATGTTCACCGGCTGGGCCGGCTCGATCGCCGGGGCCCTCGGATGCCTGATCCTGCAGGGGCCCTACGGCTACGGGTTGGGCGCCGGGCACGCGTTCGACGCCGATCTCGTCCAGCAGGTGCTGGGCAGCAGGCTCGGTGTCGCGCTGCAGGCACGGTTGCTGGTGCTCTGCCTGGCAGGCGTCTACCTGACGTTGCTGTCTTCGGCATCGGCGACCGCCTGGCGCGGGTGGCGCTGGACGTTCGGCGGCGCGGGCGCGGTCCTGGCGATCGGGCTCGCGGTGACCTGGTCGGCCGCCGACCACGCGGCAGTCGGACTGCAGCCCGCGATCGCGCTTCCCGCCGATGTCGCCCACCTCGTCGCGATGGGCCTGTGGCTCGGCGGGCTCGCCGCGCTGCTGCTCACCCTGGTCCGCCCCATCGCGGACGGACCGGCGCTGGTCACGGCTGCCCGGCGATTCTCCCCCATCGCAGCCGGTTCGGTCCTCGTGCTGGTCGGCACCGGCAGCTACCAGGCCTGGCGCCAACTGGGCACCTGGAGCGCCTGGCTGAGCACCGGCTACGGGCGACTGCTCCTGATCAAGGTGCTGCTCGTCGGGTGCCTGCTGGCCGCGGCCGCGCTGTCGCGGCGCTGGGTACGCCGCCGTAGCGGGACGAACCCGCGCGCGCTGCGCCGCAGTGTGCTCGCCGAGGCCGGACTCGCGGTCGTGGTGCTCTCGGTGACCGCACTGCTGGTCGAAGCGGAACCAGGCCGCACCGCGACCGCGGCGCCACCGGGCCCCGTGCACCGTGAGGTCGGCTACGACACCGGCGGCCCCGGTGGCGCGGGCCGGGTGGAGGTGGACGTCAACCCTGCTGCCGGCGGGCCGAACACGGTCGGCCTGTCCATTGAGGACAGTGCGGGCCGGCCCCGGGACGTCCCCGAGTTCCACGCGAAGCTCACGCTGCCCGCTCGCGGCATCGGTCCGCTGGAGATCCCCTTGCGGCGCACCGGAACCGGCGACTACACGGCGGCGGCGGTGCAGATCCCGGCAGCGGGCTCGTGGCAGCTCGCCCTCACCGTGCGCACCTCGGACCTCGACGAGACGACGGTCGCCACGACGATCGAGATCCGGTAG